The Bombus pascuorum chromosome 11, iyBomPasc1.1, whole genome shotgun sequence genome has a window encoding:
- the LOC132912066 gene encoding LOW QUALITY PROTEIN: probable peroxisomal acyl-coenzyme A oxidase 1 (The sequence of the model RefSeq protein was modified relative to this genomic sequence to represent the inferred CDS: inserted 1 base in 1 codon), whose translation MFLSSILEQANXLQAYWIHRASSGDVIGTYAQTELGHGTFLRGLETTATYDPKTKEFVLNSPTLTSYKWWPGGLGHTANHAIVVAQLYTQGECRGVHLFVVQLRDVETHEPLRGTQINVAIFCIIIEEIGTELEMNGMNNGFLGFRDFRIPRKNMLMKNSKVIFHTKFL comes from the exons ATGTTTTTATCCTCTATTCTGGAACAAGCAA TCTTGCAAGCATATTGGATACACAGAGCTTCGTCTGGCGATGTTATAGGAACATATGCTCAG ACCGAACTAGGCCATGGAACGTTTCTCAGGGGTTTGGAAACTACAGCAACGTACGATCCGAAAACGAAAGAGTTTGTTTTGAATAGTCCAACTTTGACATCCTACAAATGGTGGCCAGGCGGAC tgGGTCATACTGCAAACCATGCAATAGTCGTTGCGCAATTATACACCCAGGGAGAATGTAGGGGAGTTCATCTTTTCGTTGTACAATTAAGAGACGTGGAGACACATGAACCTTTAAGAGGTACACAAATAAATGTCGCAATCTTCT GcattataattgaagaaattggTACAGAATTGGAGATGAACGGTATGAACAATGGCTTTCTTGGATTTCGTGACTTTAGGATACCACGGAAGAATATGTTGATGAAGAATTCCAAggtaatttttcatacaaaattcCTATAA
- the LOC132912167 gene encoding probable peroxisomal acyl-coenzyme A oxidase 1, producing MRQQKMVVNKDLQYERSRCTFDPVEVTYFFDGSAEKTRQRRDQEQYFLDDLTIKENETIKYKSHKEIYETTLRITCNVLHKVRELQRSGKGDIDLLLNIFGERLGSALFHHGNPMLLHYAMFLPALMGQADSEQQVYWMNRAWAGDIIGTYAQTELGHGTFLRGLETTATYDPKTKEFVLNSPTLTSYKWWPGGLGHTANHAIVVAQLYTQGECKGVHLFIVQLRDVETHEPLKGIIIGEIGTKLGMNGVNNGFLGFRNFRIPRENMLMKNSKVLEDGKYVKSTNDKLTYGAMVFIRVRLLQNLLHHLTKAVTIAVRYSVVRRQGQINPDQPEVQILDYVTQQYKIFPHIATCFAIKVTANWVWDMYNTVQSELHQDDYEKLPEMHSLSCCLKAVVSADTAAGIEQLRLSCGGHGYMTGSNLPTLYGLATAVCTYEGENTVLLLQTARYLVKSWKRAMDGETLPESVEYLNEAAKGVKHRRWSNDLECLIDAYKAVAAGSIGLAADHLDRRIHDGVPTEEAWNQTSIELAQCAEAHARVFIVKTFAKSIKQLNSKSEEFRQVMFQLCELYILYWALKNVGNFLRFSSMQKEHVQTLHSRLEYLLMTIRRNAVGIVDGFDFDDHILCSALGAYDGNVYERLFQEAMRSPLNRETVNMSFEKYLKPFLKSNL from the exons aacaatattttttggaTGATTtgacgataaaagaaaatgaaacaattaaatataagagccataaagaaatatatgaaactaCTTTACGAATTACCTGCAATGTTCTTCACAAAGTTAGAGAATTGCAACGCTCAGGAAAAGGAGATATTGATCTTCTTTT AAATATCTTTGGAGAAAGACTTGGGTCTGCACTATTTCACCATGGAAATCCAATGCTCCTGCATTATGCTATGTTTCTACCCGCTCTTATGGGACAAGCAGATTCTGAACAGCAAGTATATTGGATGAACAGAGCTTGGGCTGGCGATATTATAGGAACATATGCTCAG ACCGAACTAGGCCATGGAACGTTTCTCAGGGGTTTGGAAACTACAGCAACGTACGATCCGAAAACGAAAGAGTTTGTTTTGAATAGTCCAACTTTGACATCCTACAAATGGTGGCCAGGCGGAC tgGGTCACACTGCAAACCATGCAATAGTCGTTGCGCAATTATACACCCAGGGAGAATGTAAGGGAGTTCATCTTTTCATTGTACAATTAAGAGACGTGGAGACACACGAACCTTTAAAAG GCATTATAATTGGAGAAATTGGTACAAAATTGGGGATGAATGGCGTTAACAATGGGTTTCTGGGATTTCGTAACTTTAGGATACCACGGGAGAATATGTTGATGAAGAATTCCAAG GTACTAGAAGATggaaaatacgtaaaatctACAAATGATAAGTTAACGTATGGTGCGATGGTGTTCATTCGAGTAAGGTTGTTGCAAAACCTCTTACACCATTTAACGAAAGCTGTTACCATTGCGGTTCGATACAGCGTAGTAAGACGTCAGGGTCAAATAAATCCGGA cCAACCAGAGGTGCAGATTCTCGATTACGTAACGCAACAATACAAAATCTTCCCTCATATTGCCACATGTTTCGCAATAAAAGTTACTGCCAATTGGGTTTGGGATATGTATAATACGGTACAAAGTGAATTGCACCAGGATGATTATGAAAAACTACCGGAG aTGCATTCTTTGTCATGTTGCCTAAAAGCGGTTGTATCTGCAGATACAGCAGCTGGAATAGAGCAGCTTCGGTTATCTTGTGGTGGACATGGATACATGACTGGCAGCAATCTGCCAACACTTTACGGATTGGCCACCGCAGTCTGTACTTACGAAGGGGAAAATACAGTCCTACTTTTGCAAACAGCTAGGTATCTCGTAAAATCATGGAAACGAGCTATGGATGGAGAAACATTGCCAGAATCTGTAGAGTATCTTAACGAAGCAGCAAAAGGAGTAAAACATCGTCGTTGGAGTAACGATTTGGAATGTCTGATTGATGCGTATAAAGCGGTAGCTGCAGG ATCTATTGGGTTAGCAGCAGATCACTTGGATCGCAGGATACATGATGGAGTTCCGACGGAGGAAGCGTGGAATCAAACGAGTATCGAACTAGCTCAGTGTGCGGAAGCTCACGCTCGAGTCTTCATTGTAAAAACATTTGCAAAAtctattaaacaattaaactCGAAATCTGAAGAATTTCGTCAAGTAATGTTTCAACTCTGTGAGCTGTATATCTTATATTGGGCTTTGAAGAACGTTGGTAATTTTCTTCGG ttttcttctATGCAGAAAGAGCATGTTCAGACACTTCATTCACGCTTGGAATATTTGCTGATGACAATCCGTCGAAATGCTGTAGGAATCGTTGACGGTTTCGATTTCGATGACCACATTCTTTGCTCGGCTTTGGGTGCTTACGATGGTAACGTTTACGAACGATTGTTCCAAGAAGCCATGAGGAGTCCTCTGAACCGTGAAACTGTGAACATGTCTTTCGAAAAATACTTAAAACCATTTCTTAAGAGTAATTTATAG